The following are encoded together in the Penicillium digitatum chromosome 3, complete sequence genome:
- a CDS encoding ATP-dependent DNA helicase pif1, giving the protein MSYAGSDYSASSVHYLFYSSNASANVNTRSLFAIPAHCPIPKFKTTGDAYDTRVSDIPLSPDWNTRNTSAAPYATLLQLMWRSPSAVPSKILGTWSWNVRLFSTNDTDAVHFRKHIMQLNQALTFTSVSATRDSRLSRSEAVLTYSIEGTNRHFSGPLRGESPSYAGLYMIDPNTADDIRSNMNPNLQTAGRRVMSKISRWVEANNDFVPLFRRARIALEESRLPQLRLNAQLRLIPNPQGGRQYDLPVSTHEIGAFLPESNRLRYIDAEWSRESGRDICLYLHERPDSRIDADFPRISDLVHEVDEVLGIDGRPQYLALIHQSHPLYLPLHYVLFWPEGGVGHHRALRLRNTTQSGARRVRDKITPQMWARFLLYTRSNSFNIVHRGGALFQQFLVDLYLMVEKGRLEFYSAPRNQKKFRAEQYTKIIQYRRNAMEQGIPAKDLGRPNGRKITHTPFTNAVKGSVTQ; this is encoded by the exons ATGTCGTACGCAGGATCAGACTACTCTGCCAGCTCTGTTCACTATCTCTTCTACTCCTCGA ACGCCTCTGCCAATGTTAATACACGCtccctcttcgccattcCGGCCCATTGTCCCATCCCCAAGTTCAAGACCACCGGCGACGCCTATGACACCCGGGTGTCAGACATTCCCCTCTCCCCGGACTGGAACACCCGGAACACCAGTGCCGCCCCCTACGCTACGTTGTTGCAACTCATGTGGCGTTCGCCTTCCGCTGTCCCTTCAAAG ATATTGGGGACTTGGTCGTGGAATGTT CGCCTGTTCAGTACAAATGACACTGATGCTGTTCATTTTCGGAAGCACATTATGCAGCTGAACCAAGCATTGACCTTCACTTCGGTTTCTGCAACCCGTGATAGCCGTCTTAGTAGAAGTGAGGCCGTTTTGACGTATTCCATTGAGGGCACGAATCGTCATTTCTCGGGACCTTTACGTG GTGAGAGCCCGTCATACGCTGGACTGTATATGATTGATCCTAATACCGCGGATGATATTCGCTCGAACATGAATCCAAACCTCCAGACCGCAGGGCGCCGTGTTATGTCAAAGATTAGCCGCTGGGTCGAGGCGAATAACGACTTTGTGCCTCTTTTTCGACGTGCACGGATAGCCTTAGAGGAGTCTCGCTTGCCCCAGTTACGTTTGAATGCCCAGCTACGACTTATACCAAATCCACAGGGTGGGCGCCAGTATGATCTACCGGTATCTACCCATGAAATTGGTGCTTTCCTTCCTGAATCAAATCGCCTTCGATACATTGACGCTGAATGGAGTCGCGAAAGTGGCCGTGATATATGTCTATATCTCCACGAACGACCAGATAGTCGCATAGATGCAGACTTCCCTAGGATTTCTGACTTGGTGCACGAAGTCGACGAAGTGTTAGGAATAGATGGACGGCCTCAATACCTTGCTTTGATTCACCAATCCCACCCTTTATACCTTCCCCTTCACTATGTGCTTTTTTGGCCAGAGGGTGGTGTAGGACATCACCGTGCGCTACGTCTTCGGAATACAACACAGTCTGGTGCGAGAAGAGTCCGTGATAAAATCACTCCGCAGATGTGGGCAAGGTTCCTACTCTATACCCGGTCAAATTCTTTCAATATCGTTCATCGAGGTGGGGCTCTCTTCCAGCAGTTCTTGGTTGACCTTTACCTTATGGTAGAGAAGGGACGTTTGGAGTTCTATTCTGCCCCGAGGAACCAGAAGAAGTTCCGTGCTGAACAATACACAAA GATTATCCAGTACCGCCGCAATGCTATGGAGCAAGGCATTCCAGCGAAGGACCTTGGGCGCCCA AATGGGCGGAAG ATAACGCATACCCCATTTACCAACGCCGTCAAGGGTTCAGTCACACAGTGA
- a CDS encoding Ribonucleoside-diphosphate reductase large subunit, which yields MPEKPKYKLSKEQIDHFMKYGYVQLPDCFSKEKGAKWAGDVWTRLGASPTDKSTWTTEITYMEDTKEEPVRTFAPKAWAAICELLGGEDRVAPESATWNDALIINLGSPESEGTWPHPADLPGWHVDGDFFTHFLDSPEQALLVIPLFTNIQDRAGGTMICPEATKYVAQHLYNHPEGVTPYMYPRGKDPAGNPADTPFYSEIVKNCSDFHQMTGKVGDVILLHPLMCHSISVNSLRHPRVITNPPVALKQPFKFDRKDSSKYSLVEKKTLEMLGKDRLSGWKIKGKREFVVPERLKDKRGSSES from the exons ATGCCAGAGAAACCCAAATACAAGCTTTCAAAAGAGCAAATTGACCACTTCATGAAATATGGGTACGTGCAGCTACCGGACTGTTTCTCAAAAGAGAAAGGAGCCAAATGGGCAGGTGATGTGTGGACTAGACTCGGTGCATCACCAACGGACAAGTCAACATGGACAACCGAAATTACCTACATGGAGGATACCAAGGAAGAACCCGTCAGGACGTTCGCCCCCAAGGCATGGGCGGCCATTTGCGAGCTTCTCGGGGGCGAAGACCGCGTAGCCCCGGAATCGGCTACTTGGAACGACGCCTTGATCATCAATCTAGGCTCCCCGGAGTCCGAAGGCACATGGCCCCATCCCGCTGATCTGCCCGGGTGGCATGTGGATGGCGACTTCTTTACCCATTTTCTTGATTCGCCTGAACAGGCCCTGCTCGTTATACCCCTATTTACCAACATCCAGGATCGTGCAGGTGGCACCATGATCTGCCCTGAGGCGACAAAATATGTTGCCCAGCATCTG TACAACCATCCGGAGGGTGTGACACCGTATATGTATCCCCGTGGCAAAGACCCTGCTGGGAACCCTGCGGATACGCCGTTTTACTCAGAGATTGTTAAGAATTGCAGCGACTTTCACCAGATGACTGGCAAAGTGGGCGATGTGATTCTTCTCCATCCTTTGATGTGCCACTCGATTTCTGTCAACAGTTTGAGACATCCACGTGTGATAACCAACCCACCAGTAGCATTAAAACAGCCCTTCAAGTTTGACCGGAAGGATTCATCCAAATACAGTCTCGTTGAGAAGAAGACGCTAGAGATGCTTGGCAAAGATCGACTATCTGGCTGGAAAATCAAGGGGAAGCGCGAGTTCGTCGTTCCGGAGAGGCTCAAGGATAAAAGAGGATCGAGCGAGAGCTAG
- a CDS encoding MFS multidrug transporter, putative, translating into MGRPSIAEEIYDNESKINFGVPGSVRSLDDVTHNPALESSIQLFESDPSTKEQQRRIEVREWLVFICIVILAMMDSFNATVLIPALPDLANTFAEPLASTFWVNTVYLLFGASSQLYFAMMSEVFNHGPVWIIAVVLATIGTGICSGSMSLAELIVGRIIQGIGGGGAMSLCYVMMTGTASKAMHSRYSCYILLTRMCGGILGPVIGGLFLDNADWRWAFHFNFLFCALGLLAIPFAVDLRALKYIPMHKLRTLDWTGATMAFLGLAIILVGLSCVWEEIISVEDDGYDSSGVLSAWVCGVRSLAILSIVLHFCPLHVRHLVRYRLASHAWARDSASHSCWSYSRERVKMYPVDYLWWLGLDCHSGLGHGLLLTSYNVRIHNLPKDGDGSLSTLPTTMSYYTRAWVDSRVLS; encoded by the exons ATGGGACGTCCTTCAATAGCCGAAGAAATCTACGATAATGAGTCTAAAATCAACTTCGGCGTACCAGGCAGCGTCCGAAGCTTGGATGATGTAACACACAACCCAGCACTCGAGAGCTCAATTCAACTATTTGAGAGTGACCCTTCAACCAAAGAACAACAAAGACGAATCGAAGTGCGAGAGTGGCTGGTTTTCATCTGCATTGTGATCCTCGCAATGATGGATTCGTTCAATGCGACTGTTTTGATTCCAGCTTTACCT GACCTGGCAAACACCTTCGCGGAGCCACTAGCAAGCACATTCTGGGTGAACACGGTATACCTCCTCTTTGGCGCAAGCAGCCAACTCTACTTCGCAATGATGAGCGAAGTCTTCAACCACGGACCCGTATGGATCATCGCCGTAGTCCTCGCAACAATCGGCACAGGAATCTGCAGCGGTTCAATGAGTCTTGCAGAACTGATAGTCGGCCGCATAATTCAGGGCAttggcggcggcggcgcaATGAGTCTATGTTATGTGATGATGACCGGGACGGCATCGAAAGCCATGCACTCACGGTATTCATGCTACATCCTGCTGACACGCATGTGTGGCGGCATCCTAGGCCCCGTTATCGGAGGCTTGTTTCTCGATAATGCTGACTGGAGGTGGGCTTTTCATTTCAACTTCCTTTTCTGTGCGCTTGGTTTGCTGGCTATTCCATTTGCTGTGGATCTTCGCGCGTTGAAATATATCCCGATGCACAAACTGCGCACGTTGGATTGGACGGGTGCCACTATGGCCTTTTTGGGTCTTGCGATTATCCTGGTCGGTCTTTCTTGTG TTTGGGAGGAGATCATTTCGGTCGAGGATGATGGCTATGACTCATCTGGGGTGCTTTCTGCATGGGTTTGTG GTGTTCGCTCACTTGCAATTCTTTCCATTGTACTTCATTTCTGCCCATTACATGTCCGCCACCTTGTCAGGTATCGCCTTGCTAGCCATGCTTGGGCTCGCGATAGCGCCAGCCACAGTTGTTGGTCTTATTCTCGCGAGAGAGTTAAGATGTACCCAGTGGATTATCTCTGGTGGTTGGGGCTTGACTGCCATT CAGGCCTTGGACATGGTCTGCTGCTTACGAGTTACAATGTTCGCATCCATAATCTACCCAAGGACGGGGATGGCTCCTTGTCCACTCTGCCAACAACCATGTCTTACTACACGCGAGCTTGGG TGGACTCGCGAGTGTTGAGCTGA